Proteins encoded in a region of the Methylobacterium radiotolerans JCM 2831 genome:
- the rutA gene encoding pyrimidine utilization protein A: protein MSVGVFIPIGNNGWLLSENAPQYRPSFALNKAITLKAEGYGLDFALSMIKLRGFGGKTEFWDHNLESFTLMAGLAAVTTRIRLFATAATLCLPPAIVARMAATIDSISDGRFGLNLVTGWQKPEYDQMGLWPGDAHFANRYDYLAEYAQILRDLWETGASDRKGAYFQMNDCRLSPRPQAPVKIICAGQSGAGLAFTAQYADYNFCLGKGLNTPTAFAPVVEKLAEASARTGRRVTAFALFMIIADETDDAAMATWAHYRAGADAEAIAWLGAQGAADTRSGSDTNVRQLADPASAVNLNMGTLVGSYASVAAMLDAVMTIDGVEGVLLVFDDFLKGLDAFGTRIQPLMRSRRHVTAAALPEVA from the coding sequence CCCTGAAGGCGGAGGGCTACGGGCTCGACTTCGCCCTGTCGATGATCAAGCTCCGCGGCTTCGGCGGCAAGACCGAGTTCTGGGACCACAACCTCGAATCCTTCACCCTGATGGCGGGGCTCGCCGCCGTCACCACCCGGATCCGGCTGTTCGCCACCGCGGCGACCCTGTGCCTGCCCCCCGCCATCGTGGCCCGCATGGCGGCGACCATCGACTCGATCTCCGACGGGCGCTTCGGCCTGAACCTCGTCACCGGCTGGCAGAAGCCGGAATACGACCAGATGGGCCTGTGGCCGGGCGACGCGCATTTTGCCAATCGCTACGATTACCTGGCCGAGTACGCGCAGATCCTGCGCGACCTGTGGGAGACGGGCGCCAGCGACCGCAAGGGCGCGTATTTCCAGATGAACGATTGCCGGCTGAGCCCCCGGCCGCAGGCGCCGGTGAAGATCATCTGCGCCGGCCAGAGCGGCGCCGGGCTGGCCTTCACGGCCCAGTACGCCGACTACAATTTCTGCCTGGGCAAGGGGCTCAACACGCCGACCGCCTTCGCGCCCGTGGTCGAGAAGCTCGCCGAGGCCAGCGCGCGGACCGGGCGGCGGGTGACCGCCTTCGCGCTGTTCATGATCATCGCCGACGAGACCGACGACGCCGCCATGGCGACCTGGGCGCATTACAGGGCGGGCGCGGATGCCGAGGCGATCGCGTGGCTCGGCGCGCAGGGCGCGGCCGACACCAGGTCCGGCAGCGACACCAACGTGCGCCAGCTCGCCGACCCGGCCTCGGCGGTGAACCTCAACATGGGCACCCTGGTGGGCAGCTACGCCAGCGTGGCCGCGATGCTCGACGCCGTCATGACCATCGACGGGGTGGAGGGCGTGCTGCTGGTCTTCGACGATTTCCTCAAGGGCCTCGACGCCTTCGGGACCCGGATCCAGCCCCTGATGCGGTCGCGCCGGCACGTGACGGCGGCAGCTCTGCCCGAGGTCGCCTGA